The Apodemus sylvaticus chromosome 5, mApoSyl1.1, whole genome shotgun sequence genome has a segment encoding these proteins:
- the Kcna4 gene encoding potassium voltage-gated channel subfamily A member 4, with the protein MEVAMVSAESSGCNSHMPYGYAAQARARERERLAHSRAAAAAAVAAATAAVEGTGGSGGGPHHHHQTRGAYSSHDPQGSRGSRRRRRQRTEKKKLHHRQSSFPHCSDLMPSGSEEKILRELSEEEEDEEEEEEEEEEGRFYYSEDEHGDGCSYTDLLPQDDGGGGYSSVRYSDCCERVVINVSGLRFETQMKTLAQFPETLLGDPEKRTQYFDPLRNEYFFDRNRPSFDAILYYYQSGGRLKRPVNVPFDIFTEEVKFYQLGEEALLKFREDEGFVREEEDRALPENEFKKQIWLLFEYPESSSPARGIAIVSVLVILISIVIFCLETLPEFRDDRDLIMALSAGGHNRLLNDTSAAHLENSGHTIFNDPFFIVETVCIVWFSFEFVVRCFACPSQALFFKNIMNIIDIVSILPYFITLGTDLAQQQGGGNGQQQQAMSFAILRIIRLVRVFRIFKLSRHSKGLQILGHTLRASMRELGLLIFFLFIGVILFSSAVYFAEADEPTTHFQSIPDAFWWAVVTMTTVGYGDMKPITVGGKIVGSLCAIAGVLTIALPVPVIVSNFNYFYHRETENEEQTQLTQNAVSCPYLPSNLLKKFRSSTSSSLGDKSEYLEMEEGVKESLCGKEEKCQGKGDDSETDKNNCSNAKAVETDV; encoded by the coding sequence ATGGAGGTGGCGATGGTGAGTGCGGAGAGCTCAGGGTGCAACAGCCATATGCCTTATGGTTATGCAGCCCAGGCCAGGGCCCGAGAGCGGGAGAGACTTGCTCACTCCagagcagctgcagctgctgctgtcgCAGCTGCCACGGCTGCTGTCGAAGGCACCGGGGGTTCTGGTGGAGGCCCCCACCACCATCATCAGACGCGTGGTGCCTACTCCTCCCATGATCCTCAAGGTAGCCGTGGTAGTAGGAGGAGGAGGCGTCAGCGAACTGAGAAGAAGAAACTCCACCACAGGCAGAGCAGTTTTCCTCATTGCTCAGACCTGATGCCCAGTGGCTCTGAAGAGAAGATCCTGAGGGAGCTAAGCGAGGaagaggaagacgaggaggaggaagaggaggaggaagaggagggaaggttTTACTATAGTGAAGATGAACATGGGGATGGGTGTTCCTACACAGACCTGCTGCCACAGGATGATGGGGGCGGCGGCTACAGTTCAGTCCGCTACAGTGACTGCTGTGAACGCGTGGTGATAAATGTGTCTGGTCTACGCTTCGAAACCCAAATGAAAACGTTGGCCCAGTTTCCAGAAACTCTGTTGGGAGACCCCGAGAAGAGGACTCAGTACTTTGACCCTTTGCGCAATGAGTATTTTTTTGATCGGAACCGACCCAGCTTTGATGCCATTTTATATTATTACCAGTCAGGAGGCCGCCTGAAGAGGCCAGTCAATGTCCCCTTTGATATCTTCACCGAGGAGGTGAAGTTCTATCAGTTGGGAGAGGAAGCCCTGCTCAAGTTCCGGGAGGATGAAGGCTTTGTGAGAGAAGAGGAGGACAGGGCTCTGccagaaaatgaatttaaaaaacagatttgGCTTCTTTTTGAATATCCAGAAAGTTCTAGCCCTGCCAGGGGCATAGCCATCGTATCTGTCCTAGTCATCTTAATCTCTATTGTCATATTTTGCCTGGAAACCTTGCCCGAGTTCAGGGATGATAGGGACCTCATCATGGCCCTCAGTGCAGGCGGGCACAACAGATTGTTGAATGACACTTCAGCAGCCCACCTGGAGAACTCAGGGCACACAATATTCAATGACCCTTTCTTCATCGTGGAGACAGTGTGTATTGTGtggttttcctttgagtttgtggTCCGATGCTTCGCTTGTCCCAGCCAAGCACTCTTCTTCAAAAACATCATGAACATCATTGATATCGTCTCCATTTTGCCTTATTTCATCACCCTGGGCACTGATCTGGCCCAACAGCAGGGGGGTGGCAATGGCCAGCAGCAGCAGGCCATGTCCTTTGCCATCCTCAGGATCATCCGTCTGGTCCGAGTATTCCGGATCTTCAAGCTCTCCAGACACTCCAAAGGCCTGCAGATCCTGGGCCACACCCTAAGAGCCAGCATGCGGGAACTGGgccttcttatttttttcctcttcattgGGGTCATCCTCTTTTCCAGCGCTGTGTATTTTGCAGAGGCAGATGAACCCACTACCCATTTCCAAAGTATTCCAGATGCATTTTGGTGGGCTGTGGTAACCATGACAACTGTGGGCTATGGGGACATGAAGCCCATCACAGTGGGGGGAAAGATTGTGGGGTCCCTGTGTGCCATTGCGGGTGTCTTAACCATTGCTTTGCCTGTGCCGGTGATTGTGTctaactttaactatttctaccACAGAGAGACTGAAAATGAAGAACAGACCCAGCTGACACAAAACGCAGTCAGTTGCCCATACCTACCTTCTAATTTGCTCAAGAAATTTCGGAGCTCTACTTCTTCTTCCTTGGGGGACAAGTCAGAGTATCTAGAGATGGAAGAAGGGGTCAAGGAGTCTTTATGTGGAAAGGAAGAGAAGTGTCAGGGAAAGGGGGATGACAGCGAGACAGATAAAAACAACTGTTCTAATGCAAAGGCTGTGGAGACTGATGTGTGA